One Brassica napus cultivar Da-Ae chromosome C2, Da-Ae, whole genome shotgun sequence DNA window includes the following coding sequences:
- the LOC125582136 gene encoding circumsporozoite protein-like: MVDPTETEIVEVDNVDEVTILSEIQTEADEDEQTPTRGQVATGAGENAVTGAGGNAVTGAGGNAVTGAGGNAVTGAGGNAVTGAGGNAVTGADGNAVTGAGENAVTGAGKNAVTENAVTGAGGNAVTGADGNAVTGAGENAVTGAGENAVTGADGNAVTGAQGIFRMFFTWFVGLFPSNALPNDSEQEALLSSLVDGEPTLPVVAGGGNGDVAGGRNGGGAGRGNDVGAPGGGWFCRIWGYLHREGPNDIEAGSTAPKDTALLAPRGGWFRRIWGSPHREGPNDTEAGSTALDDTALVAPRGGWFRRIWGFRHREGPNDIEAGPAAPEVVAPV; encoded by the coding sequence atGGTGGATCCTACTGAAACAGAAATCGTTGAGGTCGACAACGTCGACGAAGTTACTATTCTCAGTGAGATCCAAACCGAGGCTGATGAGGACGAACAAACACCTACTCGTGGTCAGGTTGCTACCGGCGCTGGCGAGAATGCTGTCACCGGCGCTGGCGGGAATGCTGTCACCGGCGCTGGCGGGAATGCTGTCACCGGCGCTGGCGGGAATGCTGTCACCGGCGCTGGCGGGAATGCTGTCACCGGCGCTGGCGGGAATGCTGTCACCGGCGCTGACGGGAATGCTGTCACCGGCGCTGGCGAGAATGCTGTCACCGGCGCTGGCAAGAATGCTGTCACCGAGAATGCTGTCACCGGCGCTGGCGGGAATGCTGTCACCGGCGCTGACGGGAATGCTGTCACCGGCGCTGGCGAGAATGCTGTCACCGGCGCTGGCGAGAATGCTGTCACCGGCGCTGACGGGAATGCTGTTACCGGCGCTCAGGGCATTTTCAGGATGTTCTTTACCTGGTTCGTGGGGCTTTTCCCCAGTAATGCACTCCCCAACGACTCCGAACAAGAAGCTCTCCTCAGCAGCTTGGTCGATGGTGAACCAACTCTTCCTGTTGTTGCCGGCGGTGGAAACGGCGATGTTGCTGGCGGTAGAAACGGAGGCGGTGCTGGCAGAGGAAACGACGTTGGTGCTCCCGGCGGTGGATGGTTTTGCCGAATCTGGGGATACCTTCACCGTGAAGGTCCAAACGACATTGAGGCCGGCTCTACTGCTCCTAAAGATACCGCTCTTCTTGCTCCCCGCGGTGGGTGGTTTCGCCGGATCTGGGGATCCCCTCACCGTGAGGGTCCAAACGACACCGAGGCCGGCTCTACTGCTCTTGACGATACCGCTCTTGTTGCTCCCCGTGGTGGGTGGTTTCGCCGGATCTGGGGATTCCGTCACCGTGAAGGTCCAAACGACATCGAGGCTGGCCCTGCTGCTCCTGAGGTTGTCGCTCCTGTTTGA
- the LOC106387176 gene encoding copper transporter 1, protein MDHDNMHNMPPPSSSMMNNGSMNGGGGDHHKMMLMHMTFFWGKNTEVLFSGWPGTSSGMYALCIIFVFFLAVLTEWLAHSSLLRGTSGDTANAASGLVQTAVYTLRTGLSYLVMLAVMSFNAGVFIAALAGHAIGFMLFGSRTFRNRSGDRETKDLLPASGCAC, encoded by the coding sequence ATGGATCATGATAACATGCATAACATgcctccaccatcatcatccaTGATGAACAACGGATCCATgaacggaggaggaggagatcaTCACAAGATGATGTTGATGCACATGACTTTCTTCTGGGGCAAGAACACGGAGGTTCTCTTCTCCGGTTGGCCAGGAACAAGCTCCGGCATGTATGCTCTCTGTATCATCTTTGTCTTTTTCCTCGCCGTCCTCACCGAATGGCTTGCTCACTCCTCTCTCCTCCGTGGCACCAGCGGAGATACGGCTAATGCCGCCTCCGGACTCGTCCAAACCGCCGTGTACACCCTCCGTACCGGCCTCTCTTATCTAGTCATGCTAGCCGTTATGTCATTCAACGCCGGCGTGTTTATCGCCGCCCTCGCCGGTCATGCCATCGGTTTCATGTTGTTTGGAAGCCGAACTTTCCGGAATCGCTCCGGTGACCGGGAAACGAAAGATCTGCTTCCTGCCTCAGGTTGTGCTTGTTGA
- the LOC125581567 gene encoding copper transporter 3-like, with amino-acid sequence MNGMSRSSTAAPAPSPSALFQHRRRHHGGMMHMTFFWGKNTEVLFDGWPGTSLKMYWVCLATVFVFSALSEWLSRCGIMKAGPASLGGGLAQTVIYTVRAGLSYLIMLAVMSFNGGVFLAAMAGFGVGFLIFGSRSFKDTGINNNHTEVQSHC; translated from the coding sequence ATGAACGGCATGAGTAGATCTTCTACGGCGGCTCCCGCACCTTCACCGTCGGCCTTATTCCAACATCGCCGCCGTCATCACGGTGGCATGATGCACATGACGTTCTTTTGGGGGAAAAATACAGAGGTTCTATTCGATGGCTGGCCAGGGACTAGCCTGAAAATGTATTGGGTCTGCCTTGCCACCGTTTTCGTCTTTTCCGCATTGTCGGAGTGGTTGTCTCGATGCGGGATCATGAAAGCCGGTCCGGCTAGCTTAGGCGGCGGGCTAGCCCAGACCGTGATTTACACTGTGAGGGCTGGTTTGTCTTATCTGATCATGTTGGCTGTGATGTCCTTCAATGGAGGAGTCTTCTTGGCTGCAATGGCCGGGTTTGGAGtagggtttttgatttttggaaGTAGGTCTTTTAAGGACACTGGCATTAATAACAATCACACCGAGGTTCAATCACATTGTTGA